The region ATGCGTTCATCGTCTTCAACTTGAATCTTGATCTTGATCAAATTCTCAGCCGTCTTTTTTGCATCCCGGTTGCCGACAAGCTCAACAAGTAATCCGGTATCCCGGATCATGTGGCAAATGTCCTGCGCAATGCAGGCCAGATCCGTAACCCGCTCCGGATTCCCGCCAACGTCCAGCGTTATGTCATTGTCAGTGATTAAAAGGTCAAAGTTCATCAGCTCATACCCAGCGCAAACTGTTCATTAGTATTAGAGTGGGGACCGTAATAATTATTAGTCACCGGTCCGCTGTTGCTGTTTTTTGAACTATTCTGGTTAGAAATATTGGTCAGTTCCTGCTTGATTCCGCCTGCGGGAACTGAGGCTTGTTTCATCTGCTGCAGGGATTGCACTTGCGGCACTGTTGGTGCTGCTGGGTTGGCTCCGGACGTTAAAAGAACATCATTAGCACTTGAATCAGGAACATGTTTCTGAATAACCTGCTGTTCTACCTTGGATGAAACATCAAAAGATAAGCCTAGCTTTTCCATTACCCAGCCAACGACCTTACCCAAACTTTTCAGCCATTCCATAACCGGATCGAGTACGGCGATAAGAGCTTTCCCCACCATGTGTC is a window of Maridesulfovibrio sp. DNA encoding:
- a CDS encoding DUF2590 family protein — protein: MNFDLLITDNDITLDVGGNPERVTDLACIAQDICHMIRDTGLLVELVGNRDAKKTAENLIKIKIQVEDDERIVPGSCQIVEVDGQPGTFNLTATAYDFGELAFKLEA